AGCTTGATCTCTGTACTTTACCTCGGCATGGATCGCTCATATTGGCTCACCATTATGGATATTTATATCAACCCCCTGTGAGGATGAAACATGCCACGAAACATTTCATATCAAACATTTCTGCTATTATTAATGTGCAGTGAGAAGAACTCAGTCATGTTACAGAAAACATACCTGCAGGTGTTGGCCTCTTGTTATTTCAGCCCACTTGCTGCTTTTGTTATTTGCATCGGCCTTAAATTACAGCTCAGACCTTGCTGATGATCCCcagcttgtgtttttcttcattattcAGCTCATTGTTTCCCCAGTAATGAAACGCCGAGAGGCCGGCTGTGTGGACACAAACAAGCAAACGGCACCCCTTCTGCATCGTGATGCTCAGCTTTACATACCTGCACAGCTTCCAGCTGTGATAGCCATGCTCTGGTTTACTGAGAAGACAATGGCCGCTCGTCACCTCCATCCAGCAGGTACACCAGATTTTAGCACTGAGCTGCATGCAGTTCTGTCATTGAGAACTACTTCCATGCAGTCACTTTAACCTGTGCAGCACATCTCTGTCATCTACAGCTGAATAACTCTTTAATTAGAAGATTATATACAGTGCCTTAGCATGATTATAAATTACTGTCAAAGTTTACTGCTCACTAATTACAGATGTTAGAGATCACAGCTGGACATGAATACCTGAAATCCACAAATCCTTTTGACCCCATCAAAAAATAGTTAGAACtacctattttaatagttgaaACAGCAAATATACCTTAACATGCATTAATACATAaagtggaaaccatcttagaTCTACCATAGAAGCTTTTATCCATGGTCTTCCACTCTTGGGGATGCAGCCAATCAGTGGCAAGGAAAATTAATGCCGCTTTTGGAGGGGCTATGCTGCAAACGCCAGCCAATAGCCTGTCATGCAGTATTATGGCTAATTATTCTGGCTTCCCAAgctacattttctttagaatattCTAGGTATGCTCTACTAAAAATTCAATGAACAGTGAAATTTTCCAGTAATCGTTTGGAATTGCgtttaacagaaaaaattgcaaaaagatGAATCCACTGTAGTTGGAGTTTATGCtgcaaaccaacacaaagtagcacaatAATATGAAATACAACCAAAGCGCAAGATagcttttgtatgtttttattttatttcatttttaatctgatCTCTGACTTTGTTGGAATGTGTTTCTTCATTAAAGGAATAATATCCTAACACCAGGGTGCTTCTAATACTTGCTTCACAAGAGGGATGATGGATGCAATTTCTGTTAAAAGCTAACAGTCAGGTTTCCTCTGAACAGAGAATCTTCTAAGAGTTTGTTGTGTCTCTACAAACCTTCCAGAATTAAAACCTTTCGATCCCTCAGAACTCAACACTGAAGAACTCCATCTATCCCAACAACATGTGATCACAATGGTTGTAACTTATTACATGACCAAATGACATGCAGGCGATTGGTTTTATGTGACCACAATCTCTCCAGCATAGCCctttaactttaatttgtttgtttttgatatgGTGTAATAAGGTTTCTCCAGTTGCTAGTGGAGCTGAATTGTTTTACACATCAAAACCCAATCACTCtcaattgcatttttaaaatattttttaaattcattacattttttgcatagTATGAATTATTCACATTGTATTTTTGAAGGTCTATGTGAAGGTTAGAAACTGTCTCAGACGACATCCGTTTAATTAAACtaagatattttaaacagaGTATTAAATCCATTAGGTTTACAGAGTGCAAACTTGTGAAGAATATTCTTCACAAGTTTCATTCCATGCTACATCATAAACTCTGTTTTTCATCCTCCATATTCCTGAAAATTAGTATTCTAGGTGGATACTTCTTAATTggattctgtttttgtttaggctggtcttgaaaatgttttgtatggAGGTCGTCCACTGACCTCGGGTCATTTGTCCTGTTGGAACTGACGGAGCTGTGTGAAGGTGGAGCAGCAGGGCTACAGCCAGGGCTTCCACATGATGTGTGCTGCACTTAACTGGCTCTCCAGAGGCCTCACTGACCTCTGATGGACCTCCACTGCCTGCTTCATTGCAGCAAGAATTGAGTAGAATGCCGGTTCTTTGTCAGCGGCCTTGACTCTGATAGGTCCTTTGAGAGATCAAAAAGAAGTGGAGGATCATGGTAGGTCACGTGATCTGGTGTGTAAAAGCAGACATGAGTCTGGAAACAGGTTGTATCTGCTGGATGATGGCTTCTGGGGTGAAGTAAAAGGCTTTCCACTGGAGCTGTCTGTAGGATGATCAGGAAAAGCATGTATGTGAATTGACGAGGTATTtctggacaaaataaaatgcagctaaaaaaaacaattaaagcaaTTCTATATCAAGTCAACTTAAGAATGATGTAATTGTGCAGAAGGTTGGTTTTCCTCTTAGTGATTCTAACACATTTAAGGAGGTGGGTGGAATAACAATCAGGAAGGACTTCAACTCAAATCCAAAGGTAGATGGTTGAAACGGCACagtccagcaggacaatgattccaaacacacatttacactGATTATAGAAAGTATCCAACAGGCTAACATCAAGTTCTTGGAAGAGCCCTGACTTCACCACTCTAAAAGGTTCAAGGACTATTTTAAGGACAAGTTGTGTTGAGAGACCAACTGATTTAAATGAGTTCTGTTACAACTGGTCACCTTCTGATTAGAAGTCTAACTAGACGTCATGCTTATTAAGTGTCTCCTTCAATTTTTGAGAGTTCTTCTACAGAACTGACATTGAAGATCAGTTCCCTTTTCCTGGTCAGCTGTAGACATATTCCATAAGTATGTGTTTGGATACATGTAGTCACTGCCATCTAAAAATTTGGAGTGGAGCGTTTACTAAAAACCTTTTTCACAAGAGCTCCACTGTGTAAATACATTCCtgtgaatttttgtttatttctgttatctGGCTAAATCTGACTTACGTTTGtctcaaaacaaacagaggatAAACAACTTGTTGTTTAAGTTGTGATGGAGacataatttgaaaaacaaacatgcagaacaGGTGCCAAGAAAGAAACTGAcatatttatttgtctgtttatttattttttaagtgagtTAAAAAACAAAGGCAGCATCCAACACCACTACTTCTCATTCTGTTTGGTCAGAGGCTGCTGAGCTTCtacatgatatttaaaaatatacttgaATGTAAAGCCTTTGTCAGCTGttataaatgtgcaaaatgatATCAGTCCATATAGCTTTGCACTGAAACAGTGCATGTGTCAAACATTGTGTTATGTTTTATACTGCAGCACAGAGACAATCTAATATTCAGTGGGTTATGTAATTATTCAAACTTGAATGTCCATGTCTGGTATGATTTATGCcacttgtgaaaataaaatgagcaaACATGGCAACTGTAATATGTTTACTGAAattgattcatttaaaaaattgaaaactgtaaacatttttcaattaatatCGTCATGGAGACCACATGgtaaggagctgcagagactcTGCTCAGGTGGGATCCTACATGCTGTTACGAGACACAAAtcactatttttactttttgaaaaatatccaatttaatatattttcttattccATGAATTTTTCTTAAATAGTTATAAACATCAATTTAATGCAACATTGCACACTTCTAATGCTACACTActttatataaatttaaaaaggtgtgttttataacaaaaaacGTGTTACCCCACAATAATCCAAacctaaatgaaaacatttatgcgacggaaaagacaataaatgaaACTTCGTCACGAACAGGATTCGAACCTGTGcggggaaaccccattggatttcgAGTCCAACGCCTTAACCTCTCGGCCACCGTGACTACGCATGCCCTAAGACGTCATCACGTAACGATATAAACGTTTACGCAATGCTAGTGTATAAGTTACGCATAAATGATATTATTGAacggtaattttattttattatttgacaaTTTGTACATCTTTTTGTAAGCATATACTGTTAGACCATACGCTGGTAGACACAATTACTGTTAGACCAGATGTAACACGAGTTATAATGTCTTTGTGCCGTCTTGCCTCCTagttttaaccattttttaaaaatgattttttttttaacacgtTACCCTACCTCGTTAATGCATGCCTTTCGCTACTTTCTGTCTGGAGCCTGCAAGGTTGGTCCAGTATGTTTCCGAAATTAGTTGCGCTCTGCGTGGTGGTGCATTCAAAGCCACTTAGTGAAAGCTGCCACTAAACATTTGACCGCAACTAAACTCCAGAAATAGTTCACCAACCTTACTAAGTTATCAAAGCTAAcgtctttttattttagtaccACTAACGATAATTACTAATAACAAGGTGTGACTATTTTAAACTGTACTTTGAGGAAAAGTTATCATTTGTCACGAACGCCTCACAGCTGACGCTTCGGACAAACGTCATTTCTATTGGTCTATCAGTCTAAGCTTCTGACGAGCATTAACAGCGCTTGCGCATAGCAGACGAGAATAGCTTTACAGCAACGAAAATGATCAACTGGAAggtaaatattgtaaaaatgcGTTAACTCTAATCATGGTATTTACATTTGATTAATAGCTAAGCAGGTTAGCTTCCTTTAAAACTGCCAGTGATTtacattgctttttaaattgttgctaAACACACTGCTAATGTTTTCAGAGCTAACCAAACAGAAGATGCCACTATTAAATCTGATGCACATTAGTCAGAATGCTACAGTATCAGATTTTGGGAGCCCGGTCTGATCGCTTGTGGCTGTATAGACTGTGTGGGCTGGAGCTTTTAATACACATGGTCTGGAGTGCAGCTGCTTCTCTCTGTCATGCAGCCTCCCCTCAAATTAacttcctcctgcagcagacAGCTGTTACAGGAGGATCACAGAGAGGGGAGGAGACATTTCTCCTGCTTCCCTGATTATTCCAGACATTTCTCCTCCATCACAGTATTTAAAAATTCACTAGAAACcttctaaaataattttctcaatCTGCTTTCCAGGCCCTGGACAATGTCCCCCTCCTCTTCTACATCCTGGCCCTGAAGACGCTGCTGCTGTGCTTGGCCTTTGCCGGGGTCAAGATTTACCAGAGCAGGAAAGCCGAGGAGGCCCTGAAGAAGCAGCAGGCCGAGAGGAGGAGGCTGGCCCAGCAGACGCAGGAACTCATCAACAACCTGAAGGAGGACTGAGGAAATCCAGAGGAGCAGGTGGTGCTTTTACTCAAACGAGTCGACTAATTTTCACCCAGTTCGAACGAATGTACaaatatcttttcttttctcttcctgatCAGAACGAGCTCCTCCAAACTAGtcagagaagcagaaagaaagggGAGAATCTGGAGAATTGCTCGTCAGCACTGGGATGTTGACTTCACGAGTTTTACTCCATATtaattgactgttttttttgtttagtttatatatatatatatatatatatatatatatatatataagaaaaaaggaaaacagaatcTATTCAGACATGGGAAAAACTGCCTTGCTGTCACTCATGGTCTGAGCTGAGCTTTGTCTACATGTGTGGCTGAGTTTTCACtgcctgaaatatttttgcccttATTTTTGTAACTATATTAAATAGTTTGCTTGACATCAGTGTTTTTGAGTctgttttttcttgtgtctgAATAGAAGTTGATTGGATCatgaaaataattgtttgaaaTCCATCactttgtgtaaaaaaagaaaaaaagtctacaGAGCATAAGAGTTTGAGTTTTGGAAGATATTCAGTGACCTAAACACTTAAACGTAAACATGCaccagtatttatttatttattttttatctttgtcaAACAGCAGAGGGCGCTCCTGCATTCATATTTACTCAATGGGTGTAACGGGCtgacaaacaagcaaaaataaagtgacGCTAAGTTTTTCAAAATCTTCGTTTTGTTTTCTcgtgttttcattttgggctaATGCTctcatttccatttttgtctttaagctcttgtttcctgttttattttgatggtgctgctttcctttttaagataaatctttattgtcattctcacaaggacaacgaaattcaaagggtgccatcagtcggtgcacatgcccaaaaacaaaaaataactgtctcacaattcacacacaacgcaagactcaacaaacaactggcaaaaataataataataagaagaacagccacattctcacatacatcatttatgatgattaatggttgtttttgattgcatttagttttgttattgctgtcgggtagaaactgtctctgggacggttggttcttgttctggttgctctgtatcttctgcctgaaggcagcagtgtgaacagagaaggtccggggtgagaagtgtcctttgtgttgtgttgtgcttttcttagacagcggtcgctgtgcaggtcctccagtgaggggagagggcagccaatgattttttgggctgtattcacaaccctttggagagatttcctttgagccgtagtgctgctgttataccagacgcagatacagtaggtcagtatgctctctatggagcacttgtagaaggacaccagcagc
The genomic region above belongs to Xiphophorus maculatus strain JP 163 A chromosome 24, X_maculatus-5.0-male, whole genome shotgun sequence and contains:
- the LOC102236354 gene encoding small integral membrane protein 11A, producing the protein MINWKALDNVPLLFYILALKTLLLCLAFAGVKIYQSRKAEEALKKQQAERRRLAQQTQELINNLKED